TCCCAGGGAAACGTGCTCCTTCAAGGCAGGCTAAGAAAACCTGCAATGGAGAGAAGCTGGCTTGGATGACGCTCTGTCAAACAAGAGACTCTTCTCACTCCTCAGACCCTCTGATCTTCAGCACACATGGTAATTGTGGAGAACAATGGTGGCTAGAGATCCTGGGGCCTAGTGGACATTTggcttcccttcctttcttccaccaGGAAACTAAGGACACTGGGAAAGCACCATCTAGAGGAAAATGGTGAGCTCATCTGTAACACGGAGTATAGGGCTGGTGCTAGCCCCTGCAAGATGCAGAAAGTTCTGATGTCTCCCGAGGCTTGGTTCCCTCACCTAAGACATGCATCGGTAAAGAGCTCACCTCACAGGGTTTTGAGGACACTGCAGCAGCTGAGGAAAATCAGCACATGGTCTTCTTTCCTGGGGCATTGGTTAAAGTGAAGGTTCCACCATAAACACAAGAGATTGCTATTATTGTTGAATGAACATTCGTCACCACCTCCAAGTCCCTGAAGAATCATAAACCAACTCTAGAGGGACAGCCTCTTGATAGACACTCCCTTTCAAGGCTGGTATTGAGGATAAATCCCCTTTAATGCTGTTTCCCGTCACTTCTCTTGCTTCAGCTGTCCCCAAGCCCTGCtcacctcccttcctcatctgaGAGGCTGGCCATCGCTGCCCACACCTTTGCTTACACCAGAAACTTAGGTATCAGCCCAGATCCCTCCTTGCCTTCACCCTTTACCACGGCCTTCAGGAAATCCTGTCAGCTCTGCCCTATAACTATATCTATGGTGTTTTGCCATTTCAATCACATCACCCAAGCTCAAAATCTTTCCACGGGGCTTCCCAAAGCTAGAAAAACCGAGGGaacctgtagcccaggctggcctcaaactcctgacaatcctcctgctccagcctcctgagtactggaattataaTGTGAGCCACTATGCCCGGATGCATTCCTCCTGATTCTGTGTACTCTCTTTGCCCCTAAAGCTGGGTATCTTCCCTGATGGATACTGCACACAACCCATAGCACAACATGTGTTGGAATAACGGTGAGATGTCCCTCTGCCCATCACACACGACTGTGAACCATGGTAACAGAGACCTGGGATGGTTTTGCTTACTGTGGTGTCCCGAATAACCACACACAGAAATAGCTGAGTCAGTGCTTGTTGGATTAAATCATAGGTGAGGAAGTGAGCCCAGGCACTTGCCTAATTACTGGCAAGGGATCATATCTCACCAGATTTGCTTGGTGAGACCAAGCATTCACCTATTACTCCTGCATAGTAATAATTGTATCCCTGTTCACTCCCAAATATCCCAACTTGCTGATACAGTAGATGATCAGCCCCCTTATTAGGAAGGAGAAAATGTTGATCTCAGAGATTCCGCTCTTCTCCAGTCTCACATTCATTCCCATTTCCCCCCAAAGCAGTCAAAGCTTTTTCTTGCTTCTGAAactcttttttatatattctcaGTCCATTCATCCAACCCCTCCCCTCAAAAAATATACatgagttttctgttttcccattTCACTGCAGAAGTATACTCCTACAGAGTTGCCATGGTGATCTAATGATTCACTACCCTAGAAACAGTTGCCTAGGAAATGAGTGATGTCACTTCCAGGAGATGTGTTTCCATAGTAACCATCTTGGTGAAATTCAGGGGGCGGCCATGAAAGTGAAGTAGGAGGAGAGCAGTTGCAGAGAAGATAAATGTAAAGAACAGAAGGAAATGGGGAGGGGAAGTAGAGGAGAAAAGGCCAGGAAGAAGATGGGGAGCATCCCAGAGCAGTGGACAGTAATCTCAGGAATGTTAATTTCTCCAGAGACCACCAAAGACAAGCTAAGAGGCTAGGACTTACAAGCACACCACTGGTTTAGAAGAGATGCCAACTGTAGGTCTTGCAAATAGTTCATCAGCATACAGGTGGAGAAGTAAGATTGTTTTCAGTCACTTTCTAAGTATTTATGTGGGGGAGACTCTTGGCCCAGTCTACATGTAATCAGCGGATAACTTGTAGGAGTTGTTTTCTGCTTCTATCATGAGGATTCCGAGAATCggactcaggtcttcaggcttgatgGCGAGCATCTGTACCAGCTGAGCCGTCTCTATGGCGCATTGGTCATTTTCCGAAAATCCCAACCTGAGACATAAACACTGTGAACTGTGTTCCACAAtctccacattttcattttcttatgtcTACATACAAATGGTCCCACCTTAACCCTGTAAGAACAAGGCTCATATCTGTGTCAATTGACCAACGCATCTCAAGCCACCCAGCGTTCACCACGCAGTAGCGATTCAGTGAGATTATCGAGTGGAGAAGGGATGATAAACGCCATAGTGTGAGCCGGgcatggaacttgctctgtagagcaggctggcctcagacccagAGCTCTGGGCTGCCTGTATCCTGAGTGCTGCCACCACCAACCAGCTTCAAGCTTTTgaactttgttttttaagatttataacATCttattctgtttgtctgtgtaggGGTGTGTCCACTTGAGTGAAGGAGCCACAAAAGCCAGTAAGAGGGCtttagattccctggagctggagttacaagcaaccTTGAACAGTCtaaaatgggtgctgggaaccaaactttaAATCTCTCCAGGGTTGTACTTATGTTTAACTGTCCAACCATCTCTTCGGCCTAAAATAAAGCCTCACTTAACAGGGTGACTCACTCTCAGAAGTGTCATTTTCCCTTCATGAGAGCTTCTATTCTCCAGAATAGCCTGCGGTTACAGCAGGGGACACTATCTCTTGATTGCCCAACCTTGTGGACCCCCTGCTGTTCTAGACAAGCTCTAGTCCAGTGGAAGTGGACAGAAACTCACCACTTAGAACAAAGACTGATCCAAGTTACCTAGTAGTTCAAAGAGAATGGGAGGCTCCCAGTCAGGTCAGAGGACTCCAAGAGTATTTCATTAGATCTTGAGGGAAAGCATTCTTGTGTGTAGGATGTCAGCTTGGAGAAGGAAAGTAGCAGCAAGGGGCTGGTCAATTGGTATCATCTTTCTGCGGTATAATCTCAGGTAAGATTCAAAATAGCCATGGCAAAGGAGCCATAATGTAGAGCAGCTCCATATTTAAAGTATTCATCATCACCCCCAAACTCCTCAACTTGAGTGATctttctgccttggcctcctaaTTAGCTGGACTGTAGGCTCAGGTTGCCATACCCAGCTTAACAGGCCAGTGTTGATTTCAGAAAAGTTCTCATGTATTCCAgactagcctggagctcactatgtggctgagaatgaccttgaatttccaaCCCTCCAGCCTCCACCCCAGAGTCCTGGAATAACAGGTATTTATGTGGTGCAGGGAATCCGACCTAAGGTTTCACTCATATGAAGCACTCGCCCtcccactgagctgcatctctgCCTCAGTGTTAGTCGGGAAAACGAGCCATGCTCAGGATATACTATCAGTATCAACCACCACCCTCCCAAGGGGACGCAGACCAAGCCTTACAGAGGCTCCCTACCACAGAAGGCAGCACTGGGCTTGGCTCATTTACAAGCATCAGTTAACAAGGACAGTGGATGAAAAGGtgttgtttcattaaaaaaaaaaaagtatgcaatAAAATCAGAGGACAGTAAAAGTCTGAGTACTGAATACAGACTATCAATGTTACGTGTTTGAGATATTCAAACCAACTTTGtaggaagggagaggggggaaaaaatcaaGGCCAGGCACAGATAATATCCCCAAAGcagcatttatttactttttatgtccaaaacatttattttagcaGTCTGGCATTTCATAACCACCCATCATGATTGACACAGGTTGACACACATGATGCTGTCAGGGTACACAAGAACAATAGCCAAAGAGTTacaaaaaataaatccatgattcttaatcacaaccaaaaaaaaagttaCACATATCAAAACTTCTGATGcattgcattgaaaaaagaaagtgtgcGCACATCATAACTTAAGAGGCACAGCAGGGGCTGCTGAAAGCTCACGGTAAACAGTTTGTACAGCTGACGGTGAGGGAACAAGTTGTCGCTGTGTCAGGTTCCATTAGCTGAAGGGGCGAGAGGGTCGAATTCATTTTTTGCATGCACAAGATGTACTGCTTAACCAAACACTATCAGCTTGTTTTAAATAGCAGCCACAGCCCGTGTTGACTAATGCTCCTTCCTACACTCCTCAATTACTGTCACCTGTATTTGCTATAGATCAACAGACATAATAAAATGCCTCATTCAGAACACACTTCTCCGCACACTTCAAAAAGGGAGTGCCCCATGGCTCAAAGCAACCATCAGTCCAGCAAATGCCCATGAAGGTTTATCTGAAACTGCTTCCCAAGGGACAGGAGGGCAGATCTGAATAGCTGTGCTGCCAATACAGATAGGTTTAGCACTAGATATAGTGATTGTGGCAAGGAAGAATCAGTGATGATTAGGGGTGGTGGGTGAGGGAAGGGTCAGGGACATGAAGGGTCTTCAGTTGCCCTCTCCTGCTTCTTCATCCTGCTGGTCGCTCGTCCAGAGGGTGAGGTTGTCTCGCAGCAACTGCATGATGAGAGTGGAGTCCTTATAGGAATCCTCATTTAATGTGTCCAGCTCAGCTATGGCATCATCAAAGGCTTGTTTGGCTAAGAGGCAGGCCTGCTCTGGTGCATTCTGGATCTCATagtagaacacagaaaaattgaGGGCCAGGCCAAGCCGGATGGGGTGTGTTGGCTGCATGTGCTCTTTGCTGATTTCGAAGGCTTCCTTGTATGCGGCCTCAGAAGCTTCAACCACACTGTTTTTCTTCTCCCCAGAAGCCACTTCTGCCAGGTATCGGTAGTAATCGCCCTTCATTTTCAGGTAGAACACCTTGCTTTCATACTGAAAATCATTGCAGTTCTTGATGAGGAACTTGTCAAGCAGAGCCAAGACATCATTACAAACTGTCTCCAGCTCCTTCTCAATCTTCTCCCGGTAAGCTTTAACTTTCTCCAACTTCTTTTCGTTTCCATCTGCCATGGTTTTCTGCTCAATGCTACTAATGACCCTCCAAGAAGATCGCCTGGCACCAACTACATTCTTGTAGGCCACAGAGAGGAGATTTCGATCTTCATTAGATAGAGGTTCATTCAGCTCTGTCACCTGCAAAACACCACAGGTAACCATAAGAGTGCAAAGCCTGAGTATCCTGAAAATCATCCCTTCAACATAATTAACAATTCTTTTCAAAAcagagccaggcactgtggcatatgcctgtaatctcagtactcaagaCATGATAGGCCTAGGGTAATTCATAATTTAAGTGTGATGTTTGTGTGGTTGAAAATGAGGCTCAGTGGATTCAGactgcttgttgctcttgcaggggaccagTGTTTGGTCCCCAGTATTCATGTCAGGTTGCTCACAACTGCTTATAATTCTagctctagaagagcagtcacacacacacacacacacacacacacacacacacacacacaattttgctctttcgagagagggtttctcttgtagccctagctatcctagaactttctctatagatcaggctggcttcaaactcgagatctgcctgcctctacctcccaagtgctcggGTTAAAGGCAttgcatcaccactgcccagcaaaagaaaaaaattttaaatgttctctCTTTGATAGGGGAAGGGCAGACTGTGTATCATAAAAGGCACTGCAGTGGCACACTATGCTCGAGACTTTGCTCTGGGGTATTACTCACAGATGCTTCCAGGCCTCACCCAAACTAAAATGAAAAGTACATTAAGGAAACAATGCTACTTAACAACcatcttttttttccaaagcaCAACTGGAATCAAGGTGGCCATAAACTTGGAAACACTAATTACTTTAAATGGAAATATTCAATTTCACCAGCTACAACTTTTCTTGGTTTTCTATGATGCCAACTCCAAGTGATCCAGCTATACAGTTCATAGAACATTAGATTTTGTTGTGGGCTGAACTGTGTCCTGGAAAATTTATGTTGAAATCCTAATCTCTCTAGTACTTACTAATGTGACCTTAAGTGGAAGCAAAGTCTTGTAGATACAATCACTTAAGAGCAATTCATACACCCGATGACTGGtatcccacaaggaaagcaaGCTTTGGAGACAGATACACAGGCACAGGACACCATGTAACATGAGAAGCAAAAGCTAGAACGACAGTGCCTTTACAAACCAAGAACACCAAGGACTGCCAGACATCGCCAAAAGGCTAAGAAGCAAAAAAGGATTTTTCCCTGGGTCACCAGAACAAGCACTATCTCGCCAGCATCTGCATTTCAGACCTCTAACATCCAAACCTAGAGAATATGTTTTAAGCTACCCAATTTGTGGGAGGAGGAGGTgttgttttttccccccaagaaaagggtttctttgtgtaacagccctggctgtcctggaactcattttgtagaccaggctagttttttgtttgtttttggaggcagggcttttctgtgtagcactggctgtcctgaactcactttgtagaccgggctggcctccaactcacggagatccgcctgcttgcctgcctcctgagtgctggtaggCTAGTATTTTTAATATAGGTGTCTGAAGATGTCAGAGATGACAGACCAGCTTTGTGGTGTGAACCACTTGATATGGGTAccggaactgaacttgggtctcaggtcctctgcaaaagcagtatgtaTTTTATACTCTTCAGAAAAACCTGTCCATTTTATAAAAGCCAGCCTCTCCATCCCAcccccctttttgagacagggtttctatgtatagcactagctatcctggaacttgctatgtagaccaggctgtcctcgaattcACACATacctacctgcctctacctcctgagggaTTAAATGTGTCTCTccatttcttaaaaacaaaataaatcaataaataacaaaacagtCCCCATGTCAGCAAGTTAACAGTTGTCTTTACTCTAACACAACTTTTGGCTATTaccaactccaactccagggcacTTGTTTCACCCACTCTCCGCTCTCTGATTACACAGCATTATTACAAGTCACAAATAACACTGTCTGTTGCTAACTCATTTATCTTCCTATGACATTATTCGCTTACTCAGAAATCTCTAGGGGCCTCCTCCCACTACTCATAAGGCAATAAACTGTGGATAAAAATAGACCTAGGGCCAAAAACAGAACAATGACtagaaaaacttaaaaagttTTTAATCTGGGAGACACTCATTATCAAATGCAATACTGAGCAAACAAAAGTGACacaggagccaggcatggtaacaaaGGACCATAATCATAgttactcaggaagctgaggcaggagaattatgaGTTGAAACCCTGCTTTGGCTATGTAATAAATTCAAGACAAGCACAGATAACAAACATTATTCTAAGCTTAATATTGTCAAATGAAAACCGCCACTCCCACATCGTAAGAGACTGACTTGTCATTGCCTTGCTTTTGATATAATTCAACCCAAATGACTGGCATTAGTGCACAACACCGTCTCTGAAGGCACCAGACTTCGGAAGTCCTACCCAGTTCTGATCGTGGAAGTGTTTGCACCcatagcagaaaaacaaaacctcagggaagaaagaaagagtgggaaTATCAAAATGCTGGCATTAGGCTGCCTCCACGGGGACATCAGGGGACATCTGAGAGCCCCACTGCCTTATGAAATACAGTGAAGATGAAGGAGCTAATAAAACAATTTCTTCAATGTTTGTGCTCAGGCATTCATGTGTTCAGGAGTGCACTGCAGTGTGTTATGTGTACGAAAGCCAGAGGACGACCTcaaggtgtcattcctcaggatcAGCCATCTTTGAGACCCTTTGAAGAAGGGTCTATCTCAATGGTCTGGAACTCAACAAGTAGTCTAGACTAGATGACCAGTGAACCGGTCTCTGCCTCCCctgctctgggattacaagtatatgCTCACCATCTGGTTTTGCTGCTGCTTttagtgtgggttctgggattcaTCTCAGGACCTCGTGTTTgtacaagcactttaccaactaaacCATCCTCCCAGCCCTGACAAGTGAAATGTAGCAATGCACAGCCAGAACTGCAATTCAACCAGTCCTTAACCGTTACACCAAAATATCCTGGCCTTCAGAACGGGCAGTTCAGACCTACATGCTTCCCTTTCACACTTTTCCACTGTAGTTAAGCTACAACTAGTAGACTCTACTTTTAATCAAACTCGGCAGATACACCCAGTAAGTATAAACTTAGTAAGTTCACTTACGTAAAGTAACTGGAACAATGGCTGGAACAGCAAAACATCCATCAGAAACTATCCTAAAACTTCATGGGACATTGTACAATGTTAAAGTGAGAACTCAACATTTCAAATTTTGGCTTCACAGCCATCTGACCAAGACAAAATTAACCGCTGTGAATCTCATCTGCAAAATGGCGCACAGCAGCACCCTGCAGGCTCCAGTTTTAACCTGATCCGAGGGCTGAGGGAATCAACAGTGGTCGAGCACGCATGTgctcagcatgcacaaggccttgggaCTTGGTCTCTAGCACCAGGCAGATTAATATAAATAAAGCAGTAAGTACATGGACTAACAGCTACCATCTAATGTtcccagaaaataaaacagattccATAAACTTAATGAATACAATAGGGTAAAAACTGCGGTGTCCTTCGAAAACTTTTTACTTTTTCAGATAGTCTGTGTAGTTCAGTCTAGTCTTGAACTCAAAATAATTCTCCAATATCAATTTCCATAAGAATGAGCTATCAAACTCATCCCATACTacttttctaaagaaaaagtGTTAACACTACAGTTAAAATATATATCAAAGGAgtactccccccccaaaaaaaatgagTAGTTAATGGTTTCCATGAAAgcttttcagaaaaataattcaggaacacagaacccaaatGCAGACCAAAATCATAAGTCCTGCTTTCAGGGCAGGAAAGCTGTGTATGCATCTGGATGCCAACTGAAATGGGTAAGGTACAAGGGATCAAAGCCAAAGCCTGAGTACTCTCTCCCACCCAACCCCAGCCCCTGGAGTAGCCTTTAACTGCAACTATTACATAAATAATTaaacatcttccttccttcctctggttATATATTGGCAAAGACACATTTCCAACGGCAAGCTAGTGGAAAACGGGCTCTCTCCTAATTCTATTTCGAACAGCACTAAAGTGGCTTTCATACTAGCCAtgcatgatggctcacacctttaatcctagactcgggaggcagagaccagcCTAGTCCACTTTAAGGAGTTCCAAGAAAGGATTATGTCTTCCCCGGTCATTCAGTGGTATTCTCCTTTTACGTGTCACCTGCTTCTTCTCTCATTTCTCATAATCTCAATTACCAGGAGTAAGAGCCTTTTACCTGTTAGGACCTTTTGCCTCTTCCTGCTCTTTGACCTTCATCAAACCCTCTCTATGCTCTGCCAATACCAAAAAACTGAAGCAGCTGGGTTTCGTGTCAGTCTGGGATCCAAAGACCCAGCAGGCATAGACAAGAGGATCCTGCGTTTGACGTCAGTGAGACTCTAAGATTGTATAGCACCATGTTTCATCTTATAGTTTCACAGTTACCACCTATATTTTGATATAATTGATTCTGGAATAGAAGATATGACTGAATTATATCTACGTCTCTACCTGTCGATACCTATAGTTTCCTGTCTTCCTGATGTTTTACAGTCCGACAGAAACACTTTAATCCCACTTAATAAGCCTATGTCAGAGTCCACACTATCACACTCCACGAACGTGACTAGGTGTGAGATGAGGAAGAGCTTGAGGATCTGACTCCTCATATTAGGAGCTGAGTAACACTAGGAGTCACAGTCTTCAACTGAAGCAAAACCACTATTCCTAATGTGCCGGGGGAGGTGCTGGGGAATCAAGACTGAGACCCTCGACAGCCTGCTCCACCACCTGGGCGCCATCTCCGGCCCAAATTCTTAGTTCACCACTACTGTCCTCCAGGTGACGCTGCTGGATCAAGAAATATCATTACAGGCAATGCGATTAAACCatttaaattaagaaataaaaacctTTAAGATTAAAGACAGAAACTGACTTGTTAGTGACATCAACATTCCTAATTTTACACTTCAGAGACCCAGAAGAACTTTCAAGGTCATATCGGCGTCGGATCACTCCATCAAGCCAATGTCCTGCTCCACCCTCTCAGACATTATACTTACCTGTTTTCAACTGAGAGAAAACCCACAACAAACCACAGGGCAGctaggcacggtggtgcacaccagtGATCCCAGCATTTGACAGGTAAAAAGACAGGATCATctggagttcaaggctggcctgaggTACATGAAACCCTATCTAAAAGGAGGAAATACACAGTACAAGTATACTAGAATTCATTATTCCCGAAAGCTTTAATTAAGGTCTATGAATGGATAGCCCGTCATTTATTAAGAATTTCATCTACAAACTACACCAATAGGCAAACTGAGATTGTTCTCCATCTAACGAAAAGCATATACCACTAATACAGGTGACAAACATGAATTCTGATAGCAAACAACCCCTTAATTTTTAATAGTTAATTTGAGGGAATGTTTTATTATGAATTTGATGGTGTAAATATTAAATTCTCTTGGCACTTGGTGTCTTTCCAATCCATGAATCATTTCAGACATAGATTATATATTTTGAACACACTCAAAGGTCCATTAGCTTTTGCAAAATGTTACCTTAGTGCCTTACAGAATTGTGGATACAAGTAGGAAAATGCAATTATTTTTCAAGGCCACTTagaaagaccttttttttttcctctgctaaAACTACATTTTGTTCTGGTAATATCTCTCTGGTCTTTTCT
This genomic window from Meriones unguiculatus strain TT.TT164.6M chromosome 12, Bangor_MerUng_6.1, whole genome shotgun sequence contains:
- the Ywhah gene encoding 14-3-3 protein eta; translation: MGDREQLLQRARLAEQAERYDDMASAMKAVTELNEPLSNEDRNLLSVAYKNVVGARRSSWRVISSIEQKTMADGNEKKLEKVKAYREKIEKELETVCNDVLALLDKFLIKNCNDFQYESKVFYLKMKGDYYRYLAEVASGEKKNSVVEASEAAYKEAFEISKEHMQPTHPIRLGLALNFSVFYYEIQNAPEQACLLAKQAFDDAIAELDTLNEDSYKDSTLIMQLLRDNLTLWTSDQQDEEAGEGN